Proteins co-encoded in one Arthrobacter globiformis genomic window:
- a CDS encoding queuosine precursor transporter, whose protein sequence is MTTAQSSVPKAAPKFASVGSPYFGTMLAVMAVVLILSNIGASKGVALGPIVTDGGFFLFPLAYILGDVISEVYGLKVARKAIVTTFALSVFASLCYWVIIALPGFDDDFGTAKQAALEGAIGPVPQIVLASLLAFFAGQTINSWILVRMKARTGEKSLWARIMSSSVAGEFVDTLIFCSIAASVIGISDFGMFVNYVLVGFLYKTLVEFLFVPVTTLVIGWVKKREPSYGA, encoded by the coding sequence ATGACCACCGCCCAGTCCTCCGTGCCGAAAGCAGCGCCGAAATTCGCCTCGGTCGGTTCCCCCTACTTCGGCACCATGCTTGCGGTCATGGCCGTGGTGCTGATCCTGTCCAACATTGGTGCTTCCAAGGGTGTGGCGCTGGGTCCAATCGTTACGGACGGCGGCTTCTTCCTGTTCCCGCTGGCGTACATCCTGGGCGACGTTATCAGTGAGGTCTACGGCTTGAAGGTTGCCCGGAAAGCCATCGTCACCACGTTTGCCCTGTCCGTCTTCGCCTCGCTTTGCTACTGGGTGATCATTGCGCTGCCTGGCTTCGACGACGACTTCGGCACCGCCAAGCAGGCCGCCCTCGAAGGCGCCATCGGCCCGGTTCCACAGATCGTGCTGGCCTCGCTCCTTGCGTTCTTCGCCGGACAGACCATCAACTCCTGGATCCTGGTCAGGATGAAGGCCCGCACAGGGGAGAAGTCGCTGTGGGCCCGCATCATGAGCTCGTCGGTGGCCGGGGAATTCGTGGACACGCTGATTTTCTGCAGCATCGCGGCCTCGGTGATCGGCATCAGCGATTTTGGCATGTTTGTGAACTACGTGCTGGTGGGCTTCCTCTACAAGACCCTCGTGGAGTTCCTCTTCGTTCCCGTCACCACCCTGGTCATCGGCTGGGTCAAGAAGCGCGA